One segment of Halomonas sp. TD01 DNA contains the following:
- a CDS encoding septal ring lytic transglycosylase RlpA family protein has protein sequence MGASKRFIRTSCAAALLIFFTASHAFAIDIEIREGVASFYSDRFQGSPTASGEPFDQQALTAAHPTLPFGTKVLVTRPDTGQEVEVLINDRGPFVKGRIIDLSKRAARQLGMIRRGVAPVMITLVD, from the coding sequence ATGGGAGCATCTAAACGTTTCATCCGAACGAGTTGTGCAGCGGCATTACTCATTTTCTTTACCGCTAGTCATGCATTTGCAATTGATATCGAAATTCGTGAAGGGGTTGCATCCTTTTACAGTGATCGTTTTCAGGGTTCTCCCACCGCCAGTGGCGAACCATTTGACCAACAGGCACTGACTGCAGCTCACCCAACGCTTCCGTTTGGCACCAAGGTGCTAGTTACTCGCCCTGATACAGGCCAGGAAGTTGAAGTATTGATTAATGATCGCGGCCCCTTTGTTAAGGGCAGAATTATTGATCTATCAAAACGGGCAGCTCGCCAACTCGGCATGATTCGACGCGGCGTTGCCCCAGTCATGATCACCCTGGTCGATTAA
- a CDS encoding glucose/quinate/shikimate family membrane-bound PQQ-dependent dehydrogenase translates to MDEHTRARGKWPALLLGLLLAVAGVALTIGGAKLLSLGGSAYYVIAGVSIFVVGVLLAMRKGTALWLYAAVLFATLLWALWEVGLDWWQLVPRVAIVCLIGIILLLPWWRKPLHSRGGSLALMASIAAAIIVAIASQFTYPGTIKGTIESASNNAEVNPAQAAGDNWPAYGGTNAGTHYSSLSQITPDNIGELEEVWRIQTGDEPGPNAPPEITNQNTPLKVNDSLYICTSHSRAMSLSPETGETLWEFDPNISTMGAEDFSGWAHMTCRGLAYYDAANYSSSAEDSTIDKPTLYADGSQFELDLSFSLTPDEGSSSELLSATDVMCPRRLYLPTADARLIALNADTGERCENFGENGEIDLTNNIGEFSPGGYYSTSPATVTEDLVILGGHVTDNSSIDEPSGVIRAFDVHTGELVWNWDSGNPEDTTPLEEGETYTRNSPNVWAPISADEALGLVYLPMGNATPDQYGANRTENDETYSAGLVALNLDDGQVAWVYQFVHHDLWDMDTPAQPVLIDLATTDGSQPAIIQPTKQGSLYVLNRETGEPIVPIEEVPAPQGAIEGDWTAETQPRSALNLLPPTLTERDMWGASPFDQMMCRIQFRSLRYEGQYTPPSLEGSIIYPGNVGVMNWGGVAVDPERQALFTGAKYLAFVSKLIPRDEVEDGQGSASEQGLQPNTGAPYAVELGPLLSVLGLPCQAPSWGDVAGIDLQSNEVVWKHRNGTTRDSMPFDLPIGLNVGVPALGGPLTTAGGVSFLSGTLDQYLRGYDITTGEELYKARLPAGGQATPMTYTGADGRQYVVVTAGGHGTFGTKMGDYVIGYALPE, encoded by the coding sequence ATGGATGAACACACGCGTGCCCGCGGAAAATGGCCAGCATTACTATTAGGCCTACTGCTCGCGGTAGCTGGTGTTGCACTAACCATTGGCGGCGCCAAGCTGCTCAGCTTAGGCGGTAGCGCTTACTATGTAATCGCTGGTGTTAGTATTTTTGTTGTCGGTGTACTGCTGGCAATGCGCAAAGGCACAGCATTATGGCTTTATGCGGCGGTACTGTTTGCAACGTTACTATGGGCACTCTGGGAAGTCGGCTTAGACTGGTGGCAGTTGGTTCCTAGGGTTGCCATTGTCTGCTTAATTGGCATCATTTTATTGCTTCCCTGGTGGCGGAAACCGCTGCATTCACGCGGTGGCAGCCTAGCGCTAATGGCAAGCATTGCCGCAGCGATTATCGTGGCAATTGCCAGCCAATTTACCTACCCAGGTACTATTAAAGGCACGATTGAGTCGGCCAGTAACAATGCAGAAGTTAACCCTGCACAGGCTGCAGGCGATAATTGGCCCGCTTACGGCGGCACCAATGCAGGTACGCACTACTCCTCACTTAGCCAGATTACCCCCGACAATATCGGCGAGCTGGAAGAAGTATGGCGTATTCAAACCGGTGATGAACCCGGCCCCAATGCACCACCTGAAATCACCAACCAGAACACACCCTTGAAGGTCAACGATAGCCTTTATATTTGTACATCGCACAGCCGTGCGATGTCATTGTCGCCCGAAACCGGCGAAACTCTATGGGAGTTTGATCCCAATATTAGCACCATGGGCGCAGAGGATTTTTCCGGCTGGGCGCATATGACCTGCCGTGGTTTGGCGTACTACGATGCGGCTAACTATTCCAGCAGTGCTGAAGATTCCACCATCGATAAACCAACACTGTATGCCGATGGCAGCCAATTTGAACTCGACCTATCCTTCTCGCTGACCCCTGACGAAGGCTCCTCTTCTGAGCTGCTAAGCGCCACCGACGTCATGTGCCCACGCAGGCTTTATCTGCCCACCGCCGACGCCCGACTGATTGCGCTTAACGCCGATACCGGAGAGCGCTGTGAAAACTTTGGCGAAAACGGTGAGATCGACCTGACGAATAATATTGGCGAATTTAGCCCAGGGGGCTATTACTCAACGTCGCCTGCCACTGTCACTGAAGACTTGGTGATTTTGGGTGGACACGTTACCGACAATAGCTCAATCGACGAACCCTCTGGCGTTATTCGTGCCTTTGATGTGCATACTGGCGAGCTAGTGTGGAACTGGGATAGCGGTAACCCTGAAGACACCACACCATTAGAAGAAGGCGAGACTTACACACGTAACTCACCAAACGTGTGGGCGCCGATTAGCGCTGATGAAGCGCTCGGCCTCGTTTATCTCCCCATGGGTAATGCCACACCCGACCAGTACGGCGCAAATCGCACCGAAAATGACGAAACTTACAGTGCTGGGCTCGTCGCGCTTAACCTAGATGATGGCCAGGTGGCTTGGGTTTACCAGTTTGTGCACCACGACTTATGGGACATGGACACACCCGCCCAACCCGTATTGATTGATTTGGCGACGACAGATGGCAGCCAGCCGGCCATCATTCAGCCCACTAAACAAGGCAGCTTGTATGTATTAAACCGTGAGACCGGCGAGCCGATTGTACCCATTGAAGAAGTGCCCGCTCCTCAAGGTGCTATTGAAGGCGACTGGACAGCAGAAACTCAACCTCGCTCAGCGCTGAATTTGCTGCCACCGACGCTTACTGAGCGCGACATGTGGGGCGCATCACCCTTTGATCAGATGATGTGCCGCATCCAGTTCCGCTCGCTGCGTTATGAAGGCCAGTACACACCGCCTTCTCTGGAAGGCAGCATTATCTACCCCGGCAACGTTGGAGTGATGAACTGGGGGGGTGTTGCGGTAGACCCCGAACGCCAAGCACTGTTTACCGGCGCGAAGTACTTAGCGTTTGTTTCCAAACTGATCCCACGTGATGAGGTTGAAGATGGCCAAGGATCCGCTAGCGAGCAAGGTTTGCAGCCCAACACAGGCGCACCTTATGCGGTTGAACTCGGCCCGCTGCTGTCAGTACTCGGCCTTCCCTGCCAGGCGCCCTCTTGGGGCGATGTGGCAGGAATCGACCTGCAAAGTAACGAGGTTGTGTGGAAGCACCGCAATGGAACCACCCGCGACAGCATGCCCTTTGATCTGCCGATTGGCCTGAATGTCGGCGTTCCTGCGCTAGGCGGCCCGCTGACTACTGCGGGTGGCGTTTCATTCTTAAGCGGCACACTGGATCAATACCTGCGCGGCTACGACATCACCACTGGCGAAGAACTGTATAAAGCTCGACTGCCTGCTGGCGGCCAAGCAACGCCGATGACTTACACCGGCGCAGACGGCCGCCAGTATGTGGTCGTTACCGCCGGTGGTCACGGCACCTTCGGCACCAAAATGGGTGACTACGTGATTGGTTACGCTTTACCGGAATAG
- a CDS encoding NADP-dependent oxidoreductase: protein MQSRFFTLTNYPTGLPKRELFALESQELPELGEGEVRIRNRWLSVDPYMRGRMTGMHTYVAPFELGKPMEGGAIGDVIASNHPTIKQGDKVSHMGGWRDIAQVPGDSVTPLPDSDVPEQAYLGVLGMPGMTAWTGLNLIAECKPSDNVLVSAASGAVGSLAVQLAKAKGCHVVGIAGAAHKLAWLESLGVEPVSYQDRSAQELSDAIKLASPDGIDVYFENVGGICLEAALSQLNDGARIAVCGMIDSYNAEAPAPGPSNLSQLVVRKAKMQGFIVADHWTSYRYFLNEIAPQVAKGKIVYKETVKEGLESTPDAFLALFEGGNTGKMLVKLTD, encoded by the coding sequence ATGCAATCTCGCTTTTTTACATTAACTAATTATCCCACGGGCTTACCTAAGCGCGAGTTATTTGCGCTGGAAAGCCAGGAACTTCCCGAACTTGGCGAAGGTGAAGTGAGAATTCGCAATCGCTGGCTGTCAGTTGACCCTTACATGCGTGGTCGAATGACCGGAATGCACACCTATGTTGCCCCTTTTGAGCTGGGCAAGCCGATGGAAGGTGGCGCGATTGGCGACGTCATTGCATCTAACCACCCAACGATTAAGCAAGGCGATAAGGTCAGCCACATGGGCGGTTGGCGTGACATAGCTCAGGTGCCGGGCGACAGTGTCACCCCCCTCCCCGACAGCGACGTGCCTGAACAAGCCTACCTAGGCGTATTAGGTATGCCGGGCATGACTGCATGGACAGGCTTGAACCTTATTGCCGAGTGCAAACCTAGCGACAATGTACTGGTAAGCGCTGCCAGTGGTGCCGTTGGTTCGCTTGCTGTACAGCTGGCGAAAGCAAAAGGTTGCCACGTGGTTGGCATTGCTGGAGCTGCCCATAAGCTTGCGTGGCTTGAATCATTGGGCGTTGAGCCGGTCAGCTACCAAGACCGCAGTGCACAGGAATTAAGCGACGCTATTAAGCTTGCTAGTCCTGATGGCATTGATGTGTACTTTGAGAACGTTGGCGGTATTTGCTTAGAGGCAGCGTTAAGCCAGCTCAATGACGGCGCACGTATTGCCGTATGCGGCATGATTGACAGCTATAACGCCGAAGCGCCAGCACCAGGGCCGAGCAATCTTTCTCAACTGGTGGTACGTAAAGCTAAAATGCAAGGGTTTATTGTCGCCGATCACTGGACTAGCTATCGCTACTTCCTTAACGAAATTGCTCCCCAGGTAGCGAAGGGGAAAATAGTCTATAAAGAGACCGTCAAAGAAGGCCTTGAAAGCACACCTGATGCCTTTTTAGCGCTTTTTGAAGGGGGTAATACCGGCAAGATGCTGGTGAAACTCACCGACTGA
- a CDS encoding RsiV family protein has product MLRYSIGLTVISLLLLGGCQSSDDAPAEPLKLASIAVEKEYFAPGCQEAQCSTVTVSALMFPQSPELTDQLQKRLLTLAMGITEEGALPADGWDAYAQNFFELAEEDNRTAPGTMTSEALLEAKVYGQHNDLLILELESYVYHAGQAHGLPMTEFMVIDERLQRVVDPEDMLLEGQQEAFQALLDQAHQRWITELGHDEQFAVSWPLSENRNIAPLATAWEVKYNVYDIAPYAVGQPILTLPLDALEGIAKPRYLGK; this is encoded by the coding sequence ATGCTGCGCTATTCAATCGGTTTAACGGTGATCAGTTTACTATTACTGGGCGGTTGTCAGTCGTCAGACGATGCGCCTGCAGAGCCGCTTAAGCTGGCTTCAATCGCGGTTGAAAAAGAGTACTTCGCACCTGGGTGCCAAGAAGCGCAGTGCTCTACTGTCACCGTGTCTGCGCTTATGTTTCCGCAATCGCCAGAGCTAACGGATCAGCTACAAAAGCGCCTGCTAACGCTTGCAATGGGCATCACTGAAGAAGGCGCATTGCCAGCGGATGGCTGGGATGCCTATGCACAAAACTTTTTTGAGTTAGCTGAAGAAGATAACCGCACCGCGCCTGGAACAATGACCAGTGAAGCGCTGTTAGAAGCAAAGGTTTATGGGCAGCACAACGACTTATTGATACTTGAACTAGAAAGTTACGTTTATCATGCAGGGCAAGCGCACGGTCTACCAATGACTGAGTTTATGGTGATAGATGAGCGCCTGCAGCGTGTGGTTGATCCAGAAGACATGTTGTTAGAAGGCCAACAAGAAGCTTTTCAGGCACTGCTCGATCAGGCGCATCAACGCTGGATAACGGAGTTGGGCCACGATGAGCAGTTTGCGGTCAGTTGGCCGCTTAGCGAAAACCGTAACATAGCGCCGCTAGCCACTGCCTGGGAGGTGAAGTACAACGTCTACGACATTGCCCCTTATGCCGTTGGCCAGCCTATCTTGACGCTACCCCTTGATGCGTTGGAAGGCATCGCAAAACCCCGCTATTTAGGCAAATAA